A DNA window from Anastrepha obliqua isolate idAnaObli1 chromosome 5, idAnaObli1_1.0, whole genome shotgun sequence contains the following coding sequences:
- the LOC129249488 gene encoding uncharacterized protein LOC129249488: protein MASSETGGVKPMTIAGRMVRERERLIGMSNEERAWRKQWLKDLELHHGARTVPELERELRNPIKRFYRFPLDKMGEALTPVLGAQRAYTIRFWTGKFAMAIAAIYAGAYYFKYNPNDWTRKGGWRVITSRPACNPGDEGYPKLSERTQPSDYAARGFKQSPI from the exons ATGGCTTCTTCAGAAACGGGGGGTGTAAAACCCATGACTATTGCCGGGCGCATGGTGCGCGAACGTGAACGTTTGATTGGCATGTCAAATGAGGAACGAGCATGGCGCAAGCAATGGTTGAAAGATTTGGAGTTACACCACGGGGCTCGTACAGTGCCCGAGTTGGAAAGGGAATTACGGAACCCAATCAAACGTTTCTATCGTTTCCCTCTTGACAAAATGGGAGAGGCGCTAACTCCAGTTTTA GGCGCACAGCGGGCATATACAATCCGCTTTTGGACCGGAAAATTTGCAATGGCTATTGCAGCAATTTACGCTGGTGCctattatttcaaatacaatCCAAAC GATTGGACGCGCAAAGGAGGCTGGCGTGTAATAACTTCACGTCCTGCTTGCAATCCTGGTGACGAGGGTTATCCAAAACTGTCTGAACGTACACAGCCCTCAGACTATGCAGCGCGTGGTTTCAAGCAGTCTCCAATATAA